One genomic region from Candidatus Mesenet endosymbiont of Agriotes lineatus encodes:
- a CDS encoding lipoprotein-releasing ABC transporter permease subunit: MSLNFELMLAFRYLRQNSKHPFSIMTLFSVIGIAIGVATLITVMSVMNGFKAKLFETILGVGGHIVVYFDKNINSDYNQVVELIKNIKGISNAAAITENQVIIKSKANILGALAYGIAKEDLVRKNIIADHINRGSTKEFDEGVIIGSRLAENLGINYGDYITLVSSEELTDLLDEMPKMKEYRVVATFYTEVPDYDSMLIYIPLKEAQLFFNYQNNIKNIEIFINDVDRAPQFAKAIEEQTGMQTKDWQSLQNYYFNALKTERSVMFLILALIIVVAAFNIVSSLITLVQDKKSAIAIMRTIGATKGSIMRVFCFCGFITGFIGTFLGSIIGVVFSLNVERIRTFLEYIANVQFLDPMVYFFSTLPVILLPEDVVKISLLSLSLSLIATIPSAIKAASTNPAEILRYE, from the coding sequence ATGTCTTTAAATTTTGAATTAATGCTAGCTTTCCGCTACTTGCGACAAAATAGTAAACACCCTTTCTCAATTATGACTTTATTTTCTGTAATTGGCATTGCAATAGGTGTTGCAACTTTAATAACCGTTATGTCGGTAATGAACGGGTTTAAAGCTAAATTATTTGAGACAATACTTGGAGTTGGTGGTCACATTGTTGTTTACTTTGATAAAAATATAAATAGTGATTATAACCAAGTTGTAGAGTTAATCAAAAATATAAAAGGTATAAGCAATGCTGCTGCTATTACCGAAAATCAAGTCATAATAAAATCTAAAGCCAATATTTTAGGCGCCCTAGCTTATGGTATAGCAAAAGAGGATTTGGTACGTAAAAATATCATAGCTGATCATATAAACAGAGGCAGTACCAAGGAATTTGATGAGGGTGTTATAATAGGCTCACGTTTGGCTGAAAATCTTGGTATAAACTATGGTGATTACATTACTCTTGTTTCATCTGAAGAGCTTACAGATCTTTTAGATGAAATGCCGAAAATGAAAGAATATAGGGTAGTAGCAACATTTTATACAGAAGTGCCTGATTATGATAGTATGCTAATTTATATTCCACTTAAGGAGGCACAGCTTTTTTTCAATTATCAGAATAATATAAAAAACATTGAAATATTTATAAATGATGTAGATAGAGCACCACAATTTGCTAAAGCTATAGAAGAGCAGACCGGCATGCAAACCAAAGATTGGCAATCCCTACAAAACTATTATTTCAATGCTTTAAAAACTGAAAGAAGTGTTATGTTTTTGATTTTGGCTCTTATTATTGTAGTTGCTGCTTTTAACATTGTTTCAAGTTTAATTACACTTGTGCAGGATAAAAAATCAGCTATTGCTATTATGAGAACAATTGGTGCAACTAAAGGCAGCATAATGAGAGTATTTTGTTTTTGCGGTTTTATTACTGGATTTATAGGTACATTTTTAGGCTCTATTATCGGTGTAGTATTTTCTCTTAATGTTGAAAGAATAAGAACATTTCTAGAATATATAGCTAACGTACAATTTCTTGACCCTATGGTTTACTTTTTTTCAACTTTACCTGTAATCTTGTTACCAGAAGATGTGGTAAAAATATCACTATTATCTTTATCACTATCACTGATTGCTACAATTCCTTCTGCAATCAAGGCAGCCTCTACAAATCCTGCTGAAATACTGCGTTATGAGTAA
- a CDS encoding ankyrin repeat domain-containing protein → MLLADKFLAAVKREDVEEVKLLLNHKEIDVNAKDHDRKTALHCAVKNGNIEIVKLLLNRKEIDVNITDVDTTCSIYEKYQRSILEGKDRVDTEGTALHFAAERGDIEVIKLLLNRKEIDVNAKDHDRKTALHCAVQNGNTEIVKLLLKRKEIEVNVRISIGTALHVAIDKGDIEVVKLLLNHKRIDVNAECCSKQRALHFAAKRGDIEVITLLLNHKEIDVNVGSWWEGMALHCAVKKNHIEVVKLLLGHKEINVNVRDHKEKTALSIAITQNQADIMLLLLINGAILDKDNEREINNELKECLTVFKKIKEMPHLGKLMEIN, encoded by the coding sequence ATGCTACTTGCTGATAAATTTTTGGCTGCAGTTAAGAGAGAAGATGTAGAAGAAGTTAAGTTGCTTTTAAATCACAAAGAAATAGATGTTAATGCTAAAGATCATGATAGAAAAACAGCTTTACACTGTGCTGTTAAAAATGGCAATATAGAAATTGTAAAGTTGCTTTTAAATCGCAAAGAAATAGATGTTAATATCACTGATGTTGATACTACCTGTAGCATTTATGAAAAATACCAAAGGTCTATTTTAGAGGGCAAAGACAGGGTAGATACTGAGGGTACAGCTTTACACTTTGCTGCTGAAAGGGGTGATATAGAAGTTATAAAGTTGCTTTTAAATCGCAAAGAAATAGATGTTAATGCTAAAGATCATGATAGAAAAACAGCTTTACACTGTGCTGTTCAAAATGGCAATACAGAAATTGTAAAGTTGCTTTTAAAGCGCAAAGAAATAGAGGTTAATGTTAGAATTAGTATAGGAACAGCTTTACACGTTGCTATCGACAAGGGCGACATAGAAGTTGTAAAGTTGCTTTTAAATCACAAAAGAATAGATGTTAATGCTGAATGCTGTTCTAAACAAAGGGCTTTACACTTTGCTGCCAAAAGGGGTGACATAGAAGTTATAACGTTGCTTTTAAATCACAAAGAAATAGATGTTAATGTTGGAAGCTGGTGGGAAGGAATGGCTTTACACTGTGCTGTTAAAAAGAACCATATAGAAGTTGTAAAATTGCTCTTAGGTCACAAAGAAATAAATGTTAATGTACGAGATCATAAAGAAAAAACAGCTTTATCTATTGCCATTACACAAAATCAAGCAGACATTATGTTGTTGCTTTTGATTAATGGTGCAATTTTAGATAAGGATAATGAAAGAGAAATAAACAATGAGCTTAAAGAGTGCTTAACCGTATTTAAAAAGATCAAAGAAATGCCTCACTTAGGTAAGTTAATGGAGATAAATTAA